The Sandaracinus amylolyticus genomic interval GGCACCGCGCGATGTCACCCCGCCGGCGCGCCCTGCGGCGCGCTCGCCGACTGCCCGGCCGGCTCCGCGTGCGTCGGCGGCACGTGCCAGCGTCCCGTCGCGGGATGCGTCGACAGCCGCGAGTGTCCGGCCGGATTCGAGTGCGAGGGCGGCACCTGCGTCGATCGCCGCGTCCCGTGCGTCGAGGTCGAGGACTGCCCGCGCGGCTACGTCTGCCGCATCCCGACCAGCACGCTCGGCGGCGGCTTCTGCGCGCGCGTCCATCGCCCGTGCGCGAGCGACGCCGGGTGCGCCGACTTCCCGGGCGGGCGCTGCGTCGACGTCGACCTCGACGGCTCGCTCGAGTGCTCGATCCCGAGCGCCGCGTGCGCGACCAACGCCGACTGCGATCCCGGCACCGTCTGCACCGTGTTCCCGGTGAGCCGCGCCAGCGAGTGCACGCGCTACGGCGGGCTCTGCCGCACCGCCGCCGAGTGCTCCGACGAGACGCCCGCCGAGTGCGTCGACCTCTCGGGCCAGGGCCAGCCCGAGTGCGCGCGCCCCGCCGGCACCTGCGACTCGCCCTCCGACTGCCCGCCCCGCCAGGTCTGCGCGACGTTCGATCGCGAGTCGCCGCCGCGCTGCATCGCCGGCTCTGCCATGTGACCGAGGAGTCTCGCATGCGCCTCCGCCGAACCCGCTTCGTCTCGTCCGCGCCAGCGCTCCCGCGCGCGTGGCTCGTCCTCGCCGCGCTCGCGGCCGTCGCGTGCGAGGCAGCCGATGGCGCGCCGACGCCGCCGCCCGGACCGGGGGGCGGAGGCGAGGTCGACGGCGGCCCGTCCAGCTGCGTGCGTCCCGACGAAGGCTGCCCGTGCGAGCCCGGCACCGAGCCCGTCGAGTGCTACCCCGAGCCGGTCGTCGTCGACGGCGAGCGCGTGTGCCTCGGCGCAGGCGAGCGCTACTGCCGCGACGGCGCGTGGACCGCGTGCGAGGTCGCGCCCTACGAGCGCACCCCCGGCGTCGTCACCGCGCCGCTGATCACCGGCCCCACGCAGTGCAACGCGTGCGACCCGCGCTGCTTCGAGTACGTCGATCAGCCCACGACGCCGGGCGACGTCACGTCGGGCAACTCGTCGGGCGTCGTGCTCCGCCCCGGCGGCACCGGCGTCGAGCTCCCCCCGAGCGGCACGTACATGGGCAGCGGCGATCGCGACGGCGACGGCGTGCCCGACGACTTCGACGCGTTCCCGACCGACCCCACGCGCGACGGCTTCACCGAGGAAGGCGGCATCTTCCACCTCCTGCCCGAGGGCGCGACCGAGGGCCCCGATCCGATCTCGATCAGCACCACGATCAACGCCGCCGACGTCTACGTCCTGATGGACGCCACCGCGTCGATGGCGGGCGAGATCTCGACGCTCCGCAACGCGCTCACGAGCGGCAACTACCTCGGCGGCACGCTCTATCCGTCGCGCGCGGTCAGCGGCAACGAGGCGATGGGCAGCGCGTACGACTTCGGCACCGATCCGCTGCCCGGCGTGTATCCCGTCACCGGAACCACCGCGGGCATGGCGAACGATCACGCCGCCGGGTGCTCGGGCGGCGGCACCGCCGCCGACGCGGTGTTCCGCTTCACGCTCACGTCCGAGCAGACGGTGATGATCGAGACGCTCGAGCCGCTCGGCTACGACACCGTCCTCTCGCTGCGCAATTCGACGTTCGGCGAGGTCCAGTGCGTCGACGACGTCGGCGGCAGCCGTCGCTCGCAGATCACGCGCACGCTCGCCGCGGGCACCTACTACATCCTGCTCGAGGGCTGGAACGGCGGCGCCGGCACCTACGCGATGAACGTGCAGTTCCAGGGCTCGTCGGCGTGCCGCGGCATCCTGGGCGCGATCAACTGCATCATCCCGAACGCGCAATTCGGCGTCGGCTACTTCCGCGAGTACCCGCTCACGCCGTACGGCTCGAGCGAGAACCCGGTCTACGTGCACGTGCAGGACGTCACGTCGGACTTCACCGCGGTGCAGAACGCGGTCAACGGCCTCGTCACCCAGGGCAACGTCGACTGGCCCGAGTCCATGGCGCAGGGCCTCTACTCGACGGTCACGGGCAACGGCCTCGGCACGTACTATCCCGCGCGCGGGTCGAACCCGTCGTTCTCGGCGTGCCCCGCGGGGCGCTGGGGCTACGGCTGCTTCCGCACCGGCGCGATCCCGATCGTGATCGGCTTCAGCGACGCGCCGATGCACGAGGGACCCGATCGCCAGTTCGACTACGCGTTCGATCAGCGCTGGCCCGCCGCGACCACGGTGTCGCTCGAGCAGGGCGGCTCGGCCTCGATGCGCTACCGCAACGACACCCAGGCGACGGCCTGGGACATGGGCGACATCACGGCGACGGTCGGCTCGAACCAGCAGGTCGTGTACGCGGGCCGCACCCGCTGGACCCAGGGCAGCTCGACCTACCGCCTCGGCAACGACTACGACACCGCCGTCGTCGGCTGCAACGGCTCGGGCGAGGACGCGGTGTTCCGCTTCACGCTGACCCAGCGCCGCCGCGTGCAGCTCACCACGTACAGCCAGTTCAGCAGCTACGACACGGTGCTCTCGTTGTTCCGCAGCTCGGTCACCGCCGCGAACCGCGTCACCTGCAGCGACGACATCTACTTCAGCGGCACCGCGTCGATGATCACGACGGTGCTCGACCCCGGCACCTACTACGTCGTCGTCGACGGCTGGGACGGCGCGGACGGCAGCTACTACCTCTCGGTCAACGGCCGCGTGCCGACCGACGGCTCGCCGCCCTACCCGAGCGCCCAGGCGCCGGCGTACTGGGAGCACACCTCGCACGCGCTGCGCGCGCGCAACGTGAAGTTCATCGGCATCCGCTCGTGCAGCGACGGCGCGAGCGGCGACGAGGGCACGTTCTGCCCCGACCTGCTGCAGGACCTGCGCGACGTCGGCATCGCGACCGGCAGCGTCGACGACTCCGGCGAGCCCTTCGTCTACACGATCTCGAACAGCGGCTCCGGCCTCGACAGCACGGTCGTGCAGGCCGTGCAGCGCCTCGCGAACTACTCGCGCATGGACGTGAGCGCGCGCGCCACCGACGACCCCGCGACGGCGTTCGACGAGCGCAATTTCGTGCAGTCGATCACCATCAACAACTGCCCCGCGTCGCGCTGCACCGGCCCGCGCACCGGCTCGATGTGCGGGCAGTGCCTGCCCGGTAGCGACGTCGGGTTCGACGTCGTCTTCCACAACACCGGCGTCGCGCCGACCGGCGTGCCGCGCACCGCGGTCGCGCAGGTGTTCGACTTCACGCTCGAGCTCGTCGGCGACGGCACGTACGTGCTCGACAGCGTCCCGGTGCGCATCGTCGTCCCGCCGGTGCGCGCCGAGTACCCGGCGAGCGGCACCTACTGGCGCGACTACGACTCGACCGCGCGCTGCGCCGACAACGAGCGCCCCGACTGGGGCTCGCTCGCCTGGACCGCGACGACGCCGGCGGGCACGAGCATCGAGTTCCAGCTGCAGGCGGCAGACGATCCGGCCGGCATCCCCGGCGCGCCCCGCGCGAGCATCCTGGTGCCGGGCTCGACGTCGCCCCGCCCGATCCTGCCGGCGCTGCGCGCGCGCGGATACGCCGACGGCCTGCGCCACCTGCGCGTGACCGCCGTGCTCTCGTCGGACGCGCTGCGCTCCTCGACGCCCAACCTCGAGCGGATGGCCGTCGACTACACGTGCGTGCCCGCGGAGTGAGCGGCACTCCGAATCGGCTCGCCGGCGCAGCGCCCTCCCGTCCGCGTGCGACGCACGCTCCCGTGCGGGCCCTTCGCCACCGAGCACTCCAGCTGGAGTGAGCGACACTCCGAATCGGCTCGCCGGCGCAGCGCCCTCCCGTCCGCGTGCGACGCACGCTCCCGTGCGGGCCCTTCGCCACCGAGCACTCCAGCTGGAGTGAGCTGATCGACACACCGGGCGCGGCGGCCTCGCCCGACGATCGACACGAGTGGTCTTCGGGCTAGGATTCGGCCCCGCCAACGCGCCGAGGGCGCGATCCTGCGGCTCCCCGTGACCTCGCGCCCCCTGCCCGATCCTCCGCCCGCCGCGCCCCCGCCGCGCGCTCCGACGCAGCGTCCGCGCGCGAGCCGCGCCTGGCTCGTCCTGCTCGCGCTCGCGGTGATCGAGGTCGTCGCGCACGTCGTCACCCAGTCGCGCGTCGTGCCCTGGTCGGACTGGCAGGGCGCCGCGGCGCGGGTGCGCGCCGACTGGCGCGACGGCGACGTCGTCACGGTCGCGCCGCACTGGGCCGATCCGCTGATGCGCGCCGCGGTCGGCGACCTGCTCGATCTGCGCAGCGCGGGGCGCGCCGATCTCACGCCCTACGCGCGCCTCTGGCAGCTCTCGATCCGCGGCCACCGCAGCGCCGAGGCGCCGGCGCGCGCGCCCGATCACGTCGAGACCTTCGGGCGCGTGCGCATCGAGCGCTGGGATCTCGCGCCCGAGCCGATCCTCTACGACCTGGTCGAGCACGTGATGGACGCCGAGGTCGCGCTCCTCGAGGGCGGCGAGGCGCGTCTCTGTCGCCCGCAGCGCAGCGCTCGTCCCTCGGGCGGCGGGCTCGGCGCGGGCCCGATGACGCCCGCCGAGCGCCACGTGTGCGATCCGCGCCGCCCGTGGCTCTGGGTCGGCGCGACGGTCGAGGAGGATCTCGCGATGCTGCCGCGTCGCTGCGTGTGGCAGCACCCGCAGGGCGAAGAGCCGGTGCGCGCGACCTATCGCGACGTGCCGCTCGGCGAGCGCGTGGTGCTGCACGCGGGCCTCTGGTGGGAGCACGAGCGCACGATGAGCGGCGGTGAGGTCGACGTCGTCCTGCGCGTCGACGGGCGCGAGATCGGTCGCCTCGTGCACCGCGACGGCGACGGCTGGAAGCGCATCGAGGCCGCCATCCCCGAGGCGCTGCGCGGCCAGCGCGGCACCATCGACGTCGAGGTGAGCGCGCCCAACCCGCACCTGCGCACCCTCTGCTGGGCCGCGAGCACGCGCTCCGTCTCCGGCGAGGAGGCCGCGCGATGATCACCGGTCGTCCGTTCGGGTGGCGCGATCACCTCGTCGGCCTCGTGCTGACGGTGAGCTACTGCGCGCTCCTGCTCGCGACCTCGCGCGACCTCGGCATGGCGCGCGACGAGGGCTTCTACGTCGACGCCGCCGAGCGCTACGCGCAGTGGTTCGAGCTGCTCGCCGAGGATCGCGACGCCGCGCTCGAGCAGGCGAGCATCGATCGGTTCTGGGAGAACAACCACGAGCACCCCTCGCTCCCGAAGTCGCTCTTCGCGCTCTCGTGGCTCGCGCACCGCACGTGGGATCTCTTCCCCGAGGACTCGATGGCGTTCCGGTTCCCCGGGATGCTGATGAGCGCGCTCGTGCTGTGGCTCATCTGGGCGTTCGGCGCGCGCGCCTACGGGCGCGCGGTGGGCGCGTTCGCCGCGGTCGCGTGGGCGCTGATGCCCAACGTCTTCTACCACTCGCACCTCGACTGCTTCGACGTGCCGATCGTGACGATGCTGACGCTCGTCACGTACTGCTACTGGCGCTCGCTCGCCGAGCCGCGCTGGGCGATCGTCGCCGGCATCGCGTACGGCCTCGCGCTCGAGACGAAGCACAACGCGTGGATCCTCCCGCTCGTGCTGATGGTGCACTGGCTCTTCTTCGTGATGCCCGGCGAGCTCGCCGCGCGCCGCGCCGGCAAGGGCAAGGTCACGACGCTGGTGCCGTGGTGGCTGCTCGCGTTCGCGGTGCTGGGGCCGCCGATCTTCGTCGGGCTCTGGCCGTGGATGTGGCACGACACGGCCGCGCGCTTCTCGGAGTACGCGTCGTTCCACCTGCACCACGTGCACTACAACACCGCGTTCCTCGGGCGGACGTACTTCGGCCCGCCGGGGCCGATCGTGTTCCCGTTCGTGATGACGCTGATGACGATGTCGGTCGTCGTCGTGATCCTCGCGATCGCCGGCGTCGCGCTGCGGGCGCGCGCGCTGGTGCCGCCGTGGCTCGTGAAGCGCGTGTGGCCGCACGGCCGCGTCGAGGGCGATCGCCAGTGCACGGACGTGCTCGTGTTCGGCTCGATGCTCGCACCGATGGTCGTCATCGCGATGCCGTGGACGCCGATCTTCGGCGGCACGAAGCACTTCATCGCGGGCTGGGTGTTCATGGCGATCTTCGCGGGCCTCGCGTTCGTGCGCGTCGCGCGCGCGGTGCGCGAGTGGGCGGGTGATCACGCCCCGAAGCTCAAGGACGCGACGCCCGCGCTCACGGCGGCGGTGCTGCTCGCGCCGAGCGCGGTCGACACCGTGCACAGCCACCCGTTCGGGCTCTCGTTCTACGGCGCGGCGGCGGGCGGTGTCCCGGGCGCGGCGGACCTCGGGATGATGCGGCAGTTCTGGGGCTTCACGACGGGCAGCCTCGTGCCGTGGCTGAACGAGCACGTGCCCGAGCGCGGCAGCGTGTGGATCTGCGACACGCTTCCGAGCGCGTGGCGGATGCTGCAGCGCGACGGGCGGCTGCGGGACGACATCCGCGCGAGCTGGGATCTCACGGGCGCGGACTACGCGATCGTCCACCACGAGGATCACTTCGTGGAGGTCGACTATCAGATCTGGATGGCGTTCGGGCGCGTCGATCCGGTGTACGTGCTGACGTACGACGGAGTGCCGATCATCAGCGTGTACGAGAACCCGCGGCGCGCGCGCTGAGCACGAGCTCGGTGGCCGCGCTGAGGACGATCGCGAGCGGCGTCACAGCCGTGCACGAGCACGTGGCACGTGCACGTGTACGAGTCACGACGTGGTTCGACCGCGCGCGGGCGCCGCGCTCCGCATCACTCGACGCGTGACGTGGCTCGGTGATCGCGGCCATGCGCGATGCGATCCTGGCGGCGCGGACGACGCGCGGCGCTCGCGTCGCGAGGCGCCGCGTCATGAATCGTGCGCGTCACGACGTCGTCGACCGCGCGAGCGCGGGCTCCGCATCACTCGGGTCGCGTCGTCGCTCGATGATCGCCACGCCGCGCTCCGCGATCCAGGCCGCAGACAGCGCGCGGCGCTCGCGTCGCGAGGCGCCGCGTCGTGAATCGTACACGTGCACGTGCCACGTGCTCGTGCACGGCTGTTCCAGCGCAGCCGACCTCGAGCCTCCTCCAC includes:
- a CDS encoding ArnT family glycosyltransferase, with the translated sequence MITGRPFGWRDHLVGLVLTVSYCALLLATSRDLGMARDEGFYVDAAERYAQWFELLAEDRDAALEQASIDRFWENNHEHPSLPKSLFALSWLAHRTWDLFPEDSMAFRFPGMLMSALVLWLIWAFGARAYGRAVGAFAAVAWALMPNVFYHSHLDCFDVPIVTMLTLVTYCYWRSLAEPRWAIVAGIAYGLALETKHNAWILPLVLMVHWLFFVMPGELAARRAGKGKVTTLVPWWLLAFAVLGPPIFVGLWPWMWHDTAARFSEYASFHLHHVHYNTAFLGRTYFGPPGPIVFPFVMTLMTMSVVVVILAIAGVALRARALVPPWLVKRVWPHGRVEGDRQCTDVLVFGSMLAPMVVIAMPWTPIFGGTKHFIAGWVFMAIFAGLAFVRVARAVREWAGDHAPKLKDATPALTAAVLLAPSAVDTVHSHPFGLSFYGAAAGGVPGAADLGMMRQFWGFTTGSLVPWLNEHVPERGSVWICDTLPSAWRMLQRDGRLRDDIRASWDLTGADYAIVHHEDHFVEVDYQIWMAFGRVDPVYVLTYDGVPIISVYENPRRAR